A part of Agromyces protaetiae genomic DNA contains:
- a CDS encoding Rossmann-like and DUF2520 domain-containing protein yields MADRAGRLGVGLIGAGKVGAVLASALGGAGHAITGVAAVSEASLTRADAMLPGVPVLPIPEVVERSELVLLAIPADELEPLVAGLAATGVWQPGQLVLHTAARYGTDVLDPARRAGAIPLAVHPVMSFTGTSIDLARLAGTWFAVTSPAPVLPIAQALVVEMGGEPFVVAEADRPAYAEAIDTAVSFSTAIVDQASGLLGGIGVGRPGAVLAPLVRSAVENALARHDAGPGVEGFADSDGPE; encoded by the coding sequence ATGGCTGACCGTGCAGGACGCCTCGGCGTCGGACTCATCGGCGCGGGCAAGGTCGGCGCCGTGCTCGCCTCGGCCCTCGGCGGGGCGGGCCACGCGATCACGGGCGTCGCCGCCGTCTCGGAGGCGAGCCTCACGCGAGCCGACGCCATGCTGCCGGGCGTGCCCGTGCTGCCGATCCCCGAGGTCGTCGAGCGCAGCGAACTCGTGCTCCTCGCCATCCCGGCCGACGAGCTCGAGCCGCTCGTCGCGGGGCTCGCCGCGACGGGCGTCTGGCAGCCGGGGCAGCTCGTGCTCCACACCGCCGCGCGGTACGGCACCGACGTGCTCGACCCGGCGCGCCGGGCGGGTGCGATCCCGCTCGCCGTGCACCCCGTCATGAGCTTCACGGGCACCTCGATCGACCTCGCGCGCCTCGCGGGCACGTGGTTCGCCGTGACCTCGCCCGCGCCCGTGCTGCCCATCGCGCAGGCTCTGGTCGTCGAGATGGGCGGCGAGCCGTTCGTCGTCGCCGAGGCCGACCGGCCCGCCTACGCCGAGGCGATCGACACCGCGGTGTCGTTCTCGACGGCGATCGTCGACCAGGCGAGCGGGCTCCTCGGCGGCATCGGCGTCGGGCGTCCCGGTGCGGTGCTCGCGCCGCTCGTGCGGAGCGCCGTCGAGAACGCGCTCGCACGGCACGACGCCGGGCCGGGCGTCGAGGGGTTCGCGGACAGCGACGGCCCAGAGTAG
- the cls gene encoding cardiolipin synthase has translation MRLTGEQWTIIVAAVILIIDLVVRIVAVIVVPRNRRPTAGMAWLLAIFFVPFLGILFFLLIGSPKLPKARRTKQAEVNAYIKDSTHGVERVSDSSAWPSWFAGVVRMNRNLGAMPLIGSNSGRLIGDYQGSLDAMTEAISSAQRYVHVEFYIFALDRTTAPFFDALEAAVARGVKVRVLLDHIASVRVKGYKKTIRRLTKMGAAWHLMLPVQPFKGKYQRPDLRNHRKILVVDGEVAFMGSQNIIDRSYNKKSNLKRGLKWKELVVKLEGPIVSGLDAIFATDWFLETGEPPRRELLPAPFEQAGSEQNLDCQVVPSGPGFSNENNLKLFLSLLYAAKQQIIITSPYFVPDESMLYAISGAVQRGVHVELFVSEIGDQALVYHAQRSYYEALLRAGVKIYLYKAPYILHSKHFSIDEDVAVIGSSNMDIRSFELNMEVSLLVRGASFVKSMREVEAGYRADSRELTLEEWDDQPLLSTVLDNLARLTSALQ, from the coding sequence ATGAGGCTCACGGGGGAGCAGTGGACGATCATCGTCGCTGCGGTCATTCTGATCATCGACCTCGTGGTGCGCATCGTCGCCGTGATCGTCGTGCCGCGGAACCGACGCCCGACGGCGGGCATGGCGTGGCTGCTCGCGATCTTCTTCGTGCCCTTCCTCGGCATCCTCTTCTTCCTCCTCATCGGCAGCCCGAAGCTTCCGAAGGCCAGGCGCACGAAGCAGGCCGAGGTGAACGCCTACATCAAGGACTCGACGCACGGTGTCGAACGGGTGAGCGACAGTTCGGCGTGGCCGAGCTGGTTCGCGGGCGTCGTGCGGATGAACCGGAACCTCGGGGCGATGCCGCTCATCGGGTCGAACAGCGGGCGCCTGATCGGCGACTACCAGGGCTCGCTCGATGCGATGACCGAGGCGATCTCCTCGGCGCAGCGGTACGTGCACGTCGAGTTCTACATCTTCGCCCTCGATCGCACGACGGCGCCGTTCTTCGACGCGCTCGAAGCGGCCGTCGCGCGCGGAGTGAAGGTGCGGGTGCTCCTCGACCACATCGCGTCGGTGCGCGTGAAGGGGTACAAGAAGACGATCAGGCGGCTCACGAAGATGGGCGCCGCGTGGCACCTCATGCTTCCCGTGCAGCCGTTCAAGGGCAAGTATCAGCGGCCCGACCTGCGCAATCACCGCAAGATCCTCGTCGTCGACGGCGAGGTCGCGTTCATGGGGTCGCAGAACATCATCGACCGCAGCTACAACAAGAAGTCGAACCTCAAGCGGGGTCTCAAGTGGAAAGAGCTCGTCGTGAAGCTCGAGGGCCCGATCGTGTCGGGTCTCGACGCGATCTTCGCGACCGACTGGTTCCTCGAGACGGGTGAGCCGCCGCGGCGCGAGCTGCTGCCGGCGCCGTTCGAGCAGGCGGGTTCGGAGCAGAACCTCGACTGCCAGGTCGTGCCGTCGGGTCCGGGGTTCTCGAACGAGAACAACCTCAAGCTCTTCCTGTCGCTGCTGTACGCGGCGAAGCAGCAGATCATCATCACGAGCCCGTACTTCGTGCCCGACGAGTCGATGCTCTATGCGATCAGCGGTGCGGTGCAGCGAGGCGTGCACGTCGAACTCTTCGTGTCGGAGATCGGCGACCAGGCGCTCGTGTATCACGCCCAGCGCTCGTACTACGAGGCGCTGCTGCGCGCGGGCGTCAAGATCTATCTCTACAAGGCGCCGTACATCCTGCACTCGAAGCACTTCTCGATCGACGAGGACGTCGCCGTCATCGGGTCGAGCAACATGGACATCCGCTCGTTCGAGCTCAACATGGAGGTCTCGCTCCTCGTGCGCGGCGCGTCGTTCGTGAAGTCGATGCGCGAGGTCGAGGCGGGCTACCGGGCCGACAGTCGCGAGCTCACGCTCGAGGAGTGGGACGATCAACCGCTGCTGTCGACGGTGCTCGACAATCTCGCGCGGCTCACGTCGGCGCTGCAGTAG
- a CDS encoding ATP-dependent Clp protease ATP-binding subunit, with translation MFERFTDRARRVVVLAQEEAKMLNHNYIGTEHILLGLIHEGEGVAAKALESLGISLDAVREQVQDIIGQGQQPPTGHIPFTPRAKKVLELSLREALQLGHNYIGTEHILLGLIREGEGVAAQVLVKLGADLNRVRQQVIQLLSGYQGKEQVQVGANDQVQPAGGSQILDQFGRNLTQAARESKLDPVIGREKEIERVMQILSRRSKNNPVLIGEPGVGKTAVVEGLAQAIVKGEVPETLKDKQLYSLDLGSLIAGSRYRGDFEERLKKVTKEIRTRGDIIVFIDEIHTLVGAGAAEGAIDAASILKPLLARGELQTIGATTLDEYRKHFEKDAALERRFQPIQVAEPSLPHAINILKGLRDRYEAHHKVSITDGAIVAAANLADRYISDRFLPDKAIDLIDEAGARLRLSILSSPPELREFDEKIAVVRAAKETAIEEQDFEKAASLRDEEKNLLGERLRLEKQWKSGDVKTTAVVDEGLIAEVLAQATGIPVFKLTEEESSRLVFMEKALHERVIGQEEAISALSKTIRRTRAGLKDPKRPSGSFIFAGPTGVGKTELAKALAEFLFDDEAAMISLDMSEYGEKHTVSRLFGAPPGFVGFEEGGQLTEKVRRKPFSVVLFDEIEKAHPDIFNSLLQILEEGRLTDGQGRVVDFKNTVIIMTTNLGTKDISGGPVGFQVEGDTRTGYDLMRAKVNEELKKHFKPEFLNRVDEIIVFPQLTKDELLQIVDLFIKRLADRMLDRDMTVELTQAAKERLIEVGFDPALGARPLRRAVQHEVEDRLSEKILHGELNSGDHVHVDFKDGEFLFTTTQRALPVGVGVNAGAAIGTGPVSPDLAAASGE, from the coding sequence ATGTTCGAGAGATTCACCGACCGAGCCCGTCGTGTCGTCGTCTTGGCCCAAGAAGAGGCCAAGATGCTGAACCACAACTACATCGGCACCGAGCACATCCTGCTCGGTCTCATCCACGAGGGTGAGGGCGTCGCCGCCAAGGCGCTCGAATCGTTGGGAATCTCGCTCGACGCCGTCCGCGAGCAGGTTCAAGACATCATCGGGCAGGGTCAGCAGCCGCCGACGGGGCACATCCCCTTCACGCCGCGCGCCAAGAAGGTGCTCGAGCTGTCGCTGCGCGAAGCGCTGCAGCTCGGCCACAACTACATCGGCACCGAGCACATCCTCCTCGGCCTCATCCGCGAGGGCGAGGGCGTCGCAGCCCAGGTGCTCGTGAAGCTCGGCGCCGACCTCAACCGCGTGCGCCAGCAGGTCATCCAGCTGCTCTCGGGCTACCAGGGCAAGGAGCAGGTCCAGGTCGGCGCGAACGACCAGGTCCAGCCCGCGGGCGGCTCGCAGATCCTCGACCAGTTCGGCCGCAACCTCACGCAGGCCGCACGCGAGTCGAAGCTCGACCCCGTGATCGGGCGCGAGAAGGAGATCGAGCGGGTCATGCAGATCCTCTCGCGTCGCTCCAAGAACAACCCGGTCCTCATCGGCGAGCCCGGCGTCGGCAAGACCGCCGTCGTCGAGGGCCTCGCGCAGGCGATCGTCAAGGGCGAAGTGCCCGAGACCCTCAAAGACAAGCAGCTCTACTCGCTCGACCTCGGCTCGCTCATCGCGGGCAGCCGCTACCGCGGTGACTTCGAAGAGCGTCTCAAGAAGGTCACGAAAGAGATCCGCACGCGCGGCGACATCATCGTCTTCATCGACGAGATCCACACCCTCGTGGGTGCCGGTGCGGCCGAGGGCGCGATCGACGCGGCCTCCATCTTGAAGCCGCTGCTCGCCCGCGGCGAGCTGCAGACGATCGGCGCCACGACGCTCGACGAGTACCGCAAGCACTTCGAGAAGGATGCCGCGCTCGAGCGCCGCTTCCAGCCGATCCAGGTCGCCGAGCCGTCGCTGCCCCACGCGATCAACATCCTGAAGGGCCTGCGCGACCGGTACGAGGCGCACCACAAGGTCTCGATCACCGACGGCGCGATCGTCGCCGCCGCGAACCTCGCCGACCGCTACATCAGCGACCGGTTCCTGCCTGACAAGGCCATCGACCTGATCGACGAGGCCGGCGCACGCCTGCGCCTCTCGATCCTGTCGTCGCCGCCCGAGCTGCGCGAGTTCGACGAGAAGATCGCCGTCGTGCGGGCTGCGAAAGAGACCGCGATCGAAGAGCAGGACTTCGAGAAGGCCGCGTCGCTCCGCGACGAGGAGAAGAACCTCCTCGGCGAGCGTCTGCGCCTCGAGAAGCAGTGGAAGTCGGGCGACGTCAAGACGACCGCGGTCGTCGACGAGGGCCTGATCGCCGAGGTGCTCGCACAGGCCACGGGCATCCCCGTCTTCAAGCTCACCGAAGAGGAGAGCTCGCGACTGGTGTTCATGGAGAAGGCGCTGCACGAGCGCGTCATCGGTCAAGAAGAGGCCATCTCGGCGCTCTCGAAGACCATCCGCCGCACGCGTGCCGGTCTCAAGGACCCCAAGCGCCCCTCGGGGTCGTTCATCTTCGCCGGCCCCACGGGCGTCGGCAAGACCGAGCTCGCCAAGGCGCTCGCCGAGTTCCTCTTCGACGACGAGGCCGCGATGATCTCGCTCGACATGTCGGAGTACGGCGAGAAGCACACCGTCTCTCGTCTCTTCGGCGCCCCTCCCGGGTTCGTCGGTTTCGAAGAGGGCGGCCAGCTCACTGAGAAGGTCCGCCGGAAGCCCTTCAGCGTCGTGCTGTTCGATGAGATCGAGAAGGCGCACCCCGACATCTTCAACTCGCTCCTCCAGATCCTGGAGGAGGGCCGTCTGACCGACGGTCAGGGTCGCGTGGTCGACTTCAAGAACACCGTCATCATCATGACGACGAACCTCGGCACGAAAGACATCTCGGGCGGCCCCGTCGGCTTCCAGGTCGAGGGCGACACCCGCACCGGGTACGACCTCATGCGCGCGAAGGTCAACGAAGAGCTCAAGAAGCACTTCAAGCCCGAGTTCCTGAACCGCGTCGACGAGATCATCGTCTTCCCGCAGCTCACGAAGGACGAGCTGCTGCAGATCGTCGATCTCTTCATCAAGCGCCTCGCCGACCGCATGCTCGACCGCGACATGACCGTCGAGCTCACGCAGGCGGCGAAGGAGCGGCTCATCGAGGTCGGGTTCGACCCCGCTCTCGGCGCCCGCCCGCTCCGCCGCGCGGTGCAGCACGAGGTCGAAGACCGGCTCTCCGAGAAGATCCTGCACGGCGAGCTCAACTCGGGCGACCACGTGCACGTCGACTTCAAGGACGGCGAGTTCCTCTTCACGACGACCCAGCGGGCGCTCCCCGTCGGCGTCGGCGTGAACGCCGGTGCCGCGATCGGCACGGGGCCCGTGAGCCCCGACCTCGCGGCTGCGTCGGGCGAGTAG
- the panC gene encoding pantoate--beta-alanine ligase: MTKAKSETTSDARSETAGGLRVVRTIAELRGLLAERRAVGASVALVPTMGALHDGHLALARRAREVADVAVVSIFVNPLQFGAGEDLDRYPRTFDADIAALDALGAQFVFAPSVEEMYPDGPSSTRVAAGEVASLYEGASRPGHFDGMLTVVSKLFHIVMPDVAVFGQKDAQQVFLVKRMVSDLDMPLSIDVVTTVREDDGLAMSSRNRYLDETERKTALVLSEALRAAADAASEGVDEALAEATAAFGDHDGVELDYLVIVDPETFLPVAADATGPAVALVAARVGTTRLIDNRPITLG, from the coding sequence GTGACGAAGGCCAAGTCCGAGACGACGTCCGACGCACGGTCCGAGACGGCGGGCGGCCTTCGAGTCGTCCGCACGATCGCCGAACTGCGTGGGCTCCTCGCCGAGCGGCGGGCGGTCGGGGCATCCGTCGCCCTCGTCCCGACCATGGGAGCGCTGCACGACGGCCACCTCGCGCTCGCGCGCCGCGCGCGGGAAGTGGCGGATGTCGCGGTCGTCTCGATCTTCGTCAACCCGCTGCAGTTCGGCGCGGGCGAAGACCTCGATCGCTACCCGCGCACGTTCGACGCCGACATCGCCGCGCTCGACGCGCTCGGCGCGCAGTTCGTGTTCGCGCCGTCGGTCGAGGAGATGTACCCCGACGGTCCGAGTTCGACGCGCGTCGCAGCGGGCGAGGTCGCGTCGCTCTACGAGGGCGCGTCGCGCCCCGGCCACTTCGACGGCATGCTGACCGTCGTCTCGAAGCTGTTCCACATCGTCATGCCCGACGTCGCGGTGTTCGGCCAGAAGGACGCCCAGCAGGTGTTCCTCGTGAAGCGCATGGTCTCAGACCTCGACATGCCGCTCTCGATCGACGTCGTCACGACCGTCCGCGAAGACGACGGTCTCGCCATGTCGAGCCGCAACCGCTACCTCGACGAGACGGAGCGCAAGACCGCGCTCGTGCTCTCCGAGGCGCTCCGCGCCGCCGCCGACGCGGCGTCCGAGGGTGTCGACGAAGCGCTCGCCGAGGCGACGGCCGCGTTCGGCGACCACGACGGCGTCGAGCTCGACTACCTCGTGATCGTCGACCCCGAGACGTTCCTGCCCGTCGCCGCCGATGCGACCGGCCCCGCCGTGGCACTCGTCGCAGCGAGGGTCGGCACGACGCGACTCATCGACAACCGGCCGATCACGCTCGGCTGA
- the lysS gene encoding lysine--tRNA ligase — protein MAENLTDAAPEPTAEEISEQKQVRLQKRDRLNALATDAAGGAYPVRLPITTTIPAVRRDYADLEIDVATGDIVGLAGRVVFSRNTGKLCFATLQSGDGSRIQAMVSLAEVGEESLQLWKELVDLGDHVFVEGEVITSRRGELSVLVKSWQIAAKAVLPLPNLHNELSEETRVRSRYLDLIAREQARRNVLDRAKVNKSLRDTFDGIGFVEVETPMLQVMHGGASARPFVTHSNAFDTDLYLRIAPELYLKRAVVGGIERVFEINRNFRNEGADSTHSPEFAMLEAYEAYGDYHTMADLTQKLIQDAALAVSGSHVVTWADGTEYDLGGEWDRISMYDSLSEAVGETITAETPIERLKALADDAGIEIDHPLPGKYVEELWEHHIKSHLVRPTFVMDFPLDTSPLVRWHRSIPSVVEKWDLYIRGFELATGYSELVDPVVQRDRFVEQAKLAAGGDPEAMRLDEEFLRALEFGMPPSGGMGMGIDRLLMAITGLGIRETILFPLVK, from the coding sequence ATGGCCGAGAACCTGACGGATGCCGCACCCGAACCCACTGCTGAGGAGATCTCCGAGCAGAAGCAGGTGCGTCTCCAGAAGCGCGACCGGCTGAACGCGCTCGCGACCGACGCCGCCGGCGGCGCGTACCCCGTGCGCCTGCCGATCACGACGACGATCCCGGCCGTGCGCCGCGACTACGCCGACCTCGAGATCGACGTCGCGACGGGCGACATCGTGGGCCTCGCGGGCCGCGTCGTGTTCTCCCGCAACACGGGCAAGCTGTGCTTCGCGACGCTGCAGTCGGGTGACGGCAGCCGCATCCAGGCGATGGTGTCGCTCGCCGAGGTCGGCGAGGAGTCGCTCCAGCTCTGGAAGGAGCTCGTCGACCTGGGCGACCACGTCTTCGTCGAGGGCGAGGTCATCACGAGCCGCCGCGGCGAGCTGTCGGTGCTCGTGAAGAGCTGGCAGATCGCGGCGAAGGCCGTGCTGCCGCTGCCGAACCTGCACAACGAGCTCTCCGAAGAGACGCGCGTGCGCAGCCGCTACCTCGACCTGATCGCGCGCGAGCAGGCACGCCGCAACGTCCTCGACCGTGCGAAGGTCAACAAGAGCCTCCGCGACACCTTCGACGGCATCGGGTTCGTCGAGGTCGAGACGCCCATGCTGCAGGTGATGCACGGCGGGGCATCCGCCCGCCCGTTCGTGACGCACTCGAACGCGTTCGACACCGACCTCTACCTGCGCATCGCGCCCGAGCTCTACCTCAAGCGCGCCGTCGTCGGCGGCATCGAGCGCGTCTTCGAGATCAACCGCAACTTCCGCAACGAGGGCGCCGACTCGACGCACTCGCCCGAGTTCGCGATGCTCGAGGCGTACGAGGCGTACGGCGACTACCACACGATGGCCGACCTCACCCAGAAGCTGATTCAAGACGCCGCGCTCGCGGTGTCGGGCTCGCACGTCGTGACGTGGGCCGACGGCACCGAGTACGACCTCGGCGGCGAGTGGGACCGCATCTCGATGTACGACTCGCTCTCCGAGGCGGTCGGCGAGACGATCACGGCCGAGACGCCCATCGAGCGGCTCAAGGCGCTCGCCGACGACGCCGGCATCGAGATCGACCACCCGCTGCCCGGCAAGTACGTCGAAGAGCTGTGGGAGCACCACATCAAGTCGCACCTCGTGCGGCCGACGTTCGTCATGGACTTCCCGCTCGACACGTCGCCCCTCGTGCGGTGGCACCGGTCGATCCCTAGCGTCGTCGAGAAGTGGGACCTCTACATCCGCGGCTTCGAGCTCGCGACGGGCTACTCCGAGCTCGTCGATCCCGTCGTGCAGCGCGACCGGTTCGTCGAGCAGGCGAAGCTCGCCGCGGGCGGCGACCCCGAGGCGATGCGGCTCGACGAGGAGTTCCTGCGGGCGCTCGAGTTCGGCATGCCGCCGTCGGGCGGCATGGGCATGGGCATCGACCGGCTGCTCATGGCGATCACGGGCCTCGGCATTCGCGAGACGATCCTGTTCCCGTTGGTGAAGTAG
- a CDS encoding helix-turn-helix domain-containing protein yields the protein MVPAEPDDGHDVHCRLDELLDARGMTLTRLSELVGVTVVNLSILKNDRARAIRFSTLQAICEALDCEIGDLLVRRRRRADAPPPP from the coding sequence ATGGTGCCCGCGGAACCCGACGACGGCCACGACGTCCACTGCCGCCTCGACGAGCTCCTCGACGCGCGCGGCATGACGCTCACGCGCCTGTCGGAGCTCGTCGGCGTGACGGTCGTGAATCTCTCGATCTTGAAGAACGACCGCGCACGAGCCATCCGGTTCTCGACCCTGCAAGCGATCTGCGAGGCGCTCGATTGCGAGATCGGCGACCTCCTGGTGCGCCGCAGAAGGCGAGCGGATGCCCCGCCCCCGCCGTGA